One genomic region from Balneola sp. encodes:
- a CDS encoding DUF445 domain-containing protein produces MDKEENSNIIKERSKQYGTQLWDLIRTQVDKHSSVPETISEQSIPPKKVSEHRWLMNLLFIVPYILLAVFGVSFFWDFNGMSATLFDLSFSFEGLLRIISISGLIGFLTNWLAITMLFRPTHRRPILGQGLIPAQKDRIAYRLASAVSEDLINPEIIKHKIQESGAIAKYREKATVYVKNIIDDPEFRENLKALVVSYVDEMIADPEVRSSIAQKLIRQIDDAIDENSFEKVALKAYSFLKGQEMQDLVESALIKLPTGIENGLNKMDVFLDELPDKLDEHGAVIEELVTNLLYKLINQLDVHALVEDNLRQYDEKKLEKLIKNASNDQLQYIQYLGAVLGTFGGFIIWEPVASLVVLTVIIGSTVAADIVLHRMKQNI; encoded by the coding sequence ATGGACAAAGAAGAAAATTCAAATATCATTAAAGAGCGGAGTAAACAATACGGAACCCAGCTTTGGGATCTAATTCGTACACAAGTAGATAAACATTCTTCTGTTCCGGAAACCATATCGGAACAAAGCATCCCTCCCAAGAAAGTAAGTGAACATCGCTGGTTAATGAACTTGCTGTTTATAGTTCCCTATATTTTATTAGCCGTATTTGGGGTTTCTTTCTTTTGGGACTTTAATGGAATGTCGGCTACTCTGTTTGATCTCTCCTTTTCCTTTGAAGGACTACTTCGCATAATTAGCATAAGTGGCCTGATTGGTTTTTTGACGAACTGGCTGGCTATCACTATGCTCTTTCGTCCCACCCACCGACGGCCAATATTAGGTCAGGGACTTATTCCCGCACAGAAAGACCGGATTGCCTATCGTTTAGCAAGCGCAGTTTCTGAAGACCTTATCAATCCTGAAATAATAAAACATAAGATTCAGGAATCCGGAGCTATTGCAAAGTATCGGGAGAAGGCTACCGTTTACGTAAAGAATATTATCGATGACCCGGAATTCAGGGAAAACCTTAAGGCGTTGGTCGTTAGCTATGTGGATGAGATGATTGCAGATCCTGAAGTAAGATCCTCTATAGCCCAAAAACTTATCCGCCAAATTGATGACGCCATCGATGAAAATTCATTCGAGAAAGTTGCCCTCAAAGCCTACAGTTTTTTAAAAGGTCAAGAGATGCAGGATTTAGTTGAAAGTGCTCTTATTAAACTCCCAACCGGCATTGAGAATGGATTGAATAAGATGGATGTCTTTTTGGATGAACTCCCGGACAAACTGGATGAGCATGGCGCTGTAATTGAAGAGCTGGTGACTAATCTTTTGTACAAACTTATCAACCAGCTTGATGTACATGCGCTTGTAGAAGACAATCTGCGGCAATACGACGAAAAGAAGCTTGAAAAACTCATCAAAAATGCCAGTAATGATCAGCTCCAGTACATTCAGTATTTAGGAGCCGTTCTCGGTACTTTTGGGGGCTTTATTATTTGGGAGCCGGTTGCCAGTCTTGTTGTTTTAACCGTTATTATTGGTTCAACTGTTGCTGCAGATATTGTTCTACATAGAATGAAACAGAACATTTAA
- a CDS encoding peptidase S8, whose amino-acid sequence MNHFSKLFTLLFLVLFSISCAGTKSTLTTETTTSENTESEVNSETEVEAVSAAETWHLTPANSTPYYGTGVEKAYAELLADKAPGEKVIVAIIDSGTDIEHEDLEANVWVNEDEIPGNRTDDDGNGYVDDVYGWNFIGGPDGSHVNKDTYELTRLYSKLSNKYMGMSKDSVSEENLEEYEYYQEIEEAYNRRVEQNNRNLNQVGQSAQAILFAKQTLNVSNIDSVSTEDLQISEGDTQQMQQAKQIMSYLLNNGATESDISELQEYYEHLQGLANYGLNPDFNPRDIVGDDYDDLRNRFYGNNDVIGPTSDHGTHVAGIVGAIRDNNLGATGIADIELMILRTVPDGDERDKDVANAIRYAAENGARVINMSFGKGYSPRKFYVDDAIRYADSVGVLMISGSGNGSENVDSTDSYPTRYYDDGGFATNYLRVGASSWQSDSMLVASFSNYGKENVDIFAPGVDVYSTYPNNEYKMESGTSMASPVVAGVAALIMSYYPELSATEVKSIILETVTKVDQVVYKPGTQEGIPFSQLSSTGGIINAYEALKLAEERSQQ is encoded by the coding sequence ATGAATCACTTTTCGAAGCTCTTCACCCTTCTTTTTCTGGTACTTTTTTCAATCAGCTGTGCCGGAACTAAATCTACTTTAACCACAGAAACAACAACTTCCGAAAACACTGAATCAGAGGTGAATTCGGAGACTGAAGTAGAAGCTGTTTCCGCTGCTGAAACCTGGCATCTCACTCCTGCCAATTCCACGCCTTATTATGGTACCGGTGTAGAAAAAGCTTATGCAGAGCTATTAGCCGATAAGGCTCCTGGAGAAAAGGTAATTGTAGCTATCATTGATTCGGGTACAGATATCGAACATGAGGATCTGGAAGCCAATGTTTGGGTGAATGAAGATGAAATCCCCGGAAACAGAACCGACGATGATGGAAATGGTTACGTAGATGATGTTTATGGCTGGAACTTCATTGGGGGCCCGGATGGCTCGCACGTTAATAAAGACACCTATGAGCTCACCCGTCTCTATTCCAAGCTGAGCAATAAGTATATGGGTATGAGTAAAGATTCAGTTTCGGAAGAGAACCTGGAGGAATACGAATATTATCAGGAAATAGAAGAAGCCTATAACAGAAGAGTAGAACAGAATAACAGGAACCTAAATCAGGTTGGGCAGTCAGCACAAGCTATTTTGTTTGCCAAACAAACACTGAATGTCTCAAACATCGATTCCGTATCTACCGAAGACCTGCAAATTTCAGAAGGTGATACTCAGCAAATGCAACAGGCCAAACAAATCATGAGCTACCTTTTGAATAACGGTGCTACTGAGTCTGATATCAGTGAACTTCAGGAATATTACGAGCACCTTCAGGGCTTAGCTAATTATGGATTAAATCCGGATTTCAACCCAAGAGATATTGTCGGCGATGATTATGACGATCTCAGAAACCGTTTTTATGGAAATAATGATGTAATCGGTCCCACCAGCGATCATGGAACACACGTTGCAGGAATTGTTGGGGCCATCAGAGATAACAACCTTGGCGCCACCGGTATTGCTGATATCGAGCTTATGATTCTTCGTACCGTCCCTGACGGCGATGAACGAGATAAAGATGTAGCTAATGCTATTCGCTACGCTGCAGAAAATGGAGCCCGTGTGATTAACATGAGTTTCGGAAAAGGCTACTCCCCTCGAAAATTTTATGTAGATGATGCGATTCGCTATGCCGATAGCGTAGGGGTACTTATGATTTCAGGTTCAGGAAATGGAAGTGAAAATGTTGATTCTACTGACTCATACCCAACCCGTTACTATGATGACGGTGGATTTGCGACCAATTACCTCCGTGTTGGAGCTTCTTCCTGGCAATCTGATTCCATGCTGGTAGCTAGTTTCAGTAACTACGGCAAAGAAAACGTAGATATTTTTGCTCCGGGCGTAGATGTCTATTCTACTTATCCCAATAACGAATATAAAATGGAAAGCGGGACAAGCATGGCTTCACCGGTAGTTGCGGGTGTCGCAGCTTTAATTATGTCTTATTACCCTGAACTATCTGCAACTGAGGTTAAGAGCATTATTTTAGAAACGGTAACCAAAGTTGATCAAGTTGTTTATAAGCCCGGAACTCAGGAAGGCATTCCTTTTTCTCAACTATCTTCTACCGGCGGAATTATCAATGCCTATGAAGCTCTAAAACTAGCCGAAGAAAGGTCTCAACAATAG
- a CDS encoding FAD-dependent oxidoreductase — MPDSNPQYDAVVIGSGPNGLSAAVRLSQEGLKVIVLEAKPTIGGGTRTQELTEPGFLHDVCAAVVPTTAGSPYLNSLGLDKYGLEFIHPEIPYAHPLDHGGAAIAHRSIEKTADGLGVDGRAYKRLYGEFVDHWDYLSKDVFGTLRLPKHPLLMARFGWYGRYSAKHLTNSLFKTEKAKALFAGCAAHSIMPLTNAFSASFGLVLGSSAHSVGWPIAKGGTASITNALAELLKANGGIIQTDHEVDSLDDIPSAKTVLFDLTPQQISNIAGDRIPKKYKEKLDAFEYGPGACKVDWALSEPVPWTNEECRKAGTLHLGGTFDEVAEGEDVIWKGKHHDKPYVLLSQPSLFDGTRAPEGKHTLWAYCHVPNDSKEDRTEVIENQIERFAPGFKDTIISKNTITAQGFEQYNSNYIGGDINSGAQYFKQLFGRPVLKWNPYKMPVDGMYICSSSTPPGGGVHGMCGYHAAQSALKNEFGISSDKS; from the coding sequence TTGCCAGACTCAAACCCACAATATGACGCAGTAGTTATCGGTTCAGGTCCTAATGGACTAAGTGCAGCTGTTCGTCTATCTCAAGAGGGTTTAAAAGTCATAGTATTAGAAGCTAAACCGACCATTGGTGGCGGAACCCGAACACAGGAACTAACGGAACCGGGTTTTCTGCATGATGTCTGTGCAGCTGTAGTTCCAACAACGGCAGGATCGCCTTACTTAAACTCTCTTGGATTAGATAAGTATGGGCTAGAGTTCATTCACCCTGAAATTCCCTATGCCCACCCTCTTGATCATGGAGGTGCAGCCATCGCTCATCGATCAATTGAAAAAACTGCGGATGGTCTTGGAGTAGATGGCCGTGCCTACAAACGCCTTTATGGAGAGTTTGTTGACCATTGGGATTACCTCTCTAAGGATGTTTTCGGAACTCTGCGCCTACCTAAGCATCCGCTATTGATGGCTCGGTTTGGTTGGTATGGCCGGTATTCTGCTAAGCATTTAACAAATTCATTATTCAAGACAGAAAAGGCTAAAGCGTTGTTTGCAGGTTGTGCGGCGCACAGTATCATGCCACTCACCAATGCTTTTAGCGCTTCATTTGGATTGGTTTTAGGAAGTTCAGCTCACTCAGTTGGGTGGCCCATCGCCAAAGGCGGTACTGCTTCCATAACAAATGCTTTGGCTGAGCTTCTGAAAGCAAATGGCGGGATTATCCAAACAGATCATGAAGTAGATTCTTTGGATGATATACCTTCCGCAAAAACAGTTTTATTTGATTTGACCCCTCAACAAATTTCTAATATTGCCGGTGATCGGATTCCAAAAAAATACAAAGAGAAACTCGATGCCTTTGAATACGGGCCCGGTGCCTGTAAGGTAGATTGGGCATTATCTGAACCGGTTCCATGGACCAATGAGGAATGCAGAAAAGCCGGCACTCTTCATCTTGGTGGCACTTTTGATGAAGTGGCAGAAGGTGAAGACGTTATTTGGAAAGGTAAACATCACGACAAACCGTATGTTTTACTTTCTCAGCCTAGTCTATTTGACGGCACTCGTGCCCCAGAAGGAAAGCACACCCTTTGGGCTTATTGCCACGTTCCTAACGACTCCAAAGAAGACAGAACCGAGGTCATTGAAAATCAGATAGAGCGATTTGCTCCCGGTTTCAAAGATACCATTATCAGCAAGAATACTATTACCGCACAGGGTTTTGAGCAATATAATTCGAACTACATCGGCGGTGATATCAATAGTGGTGCACAGTATTTCAAACAACTCTTTGGTCGGCCAGTTTTGAAGTGGAACCCTTATAAGATGCCGGTAGACGGAATGTACATTTGTTCTTCTTCCACCCCGCCGGGCGGTGGCGTTCATGGGATGTGTGGCTACCATGCAGCTCAATCTGCACTCAAAAATGAATTTGGAATTTCGTCTGATAAAAGCTGA
- a CDS encoding iron ABC transporter permease, producing MAIALLISIPILTVVFSIFTPAGEIWSHLAETVLSDYIQNSLLLISGVTFGVILVGVSSAWLITMCEFPGRRFFEWASILPFAIPAYLMAYIYTDFLDITGPFQTTIRNLFGLGIDTYSFPNIRSIEGAILIMSLSFYPYVYMLARSSFLSQSTNLLEASRIMGYSTWQSFFRVALPVARPGIAAGLALALMETLNDFGTVQYFGVQTFTTGIYRTWFGLGERPAAAQLAAFLLSFIVVLLILERWSRNRISDEKSNSARFKRLNRFDLGGLKAWTAFTACFLPVLLGFILPVILLLEMFFSNLNYLDFKFLELALNSFTVSAITGILAVTLALVMAYSARLNPTKSVKLFNRISSLGYAIPGSVIAVGVLIPFGLFDNTIDAFFRDKLGFSTGLLLSGTMFAMVFAYLVRFLSVSFGGVEASMEKITPNMDEAARGMGYTFGKVLRRIHIPMMSGGLLTAGLLVFVDVMKELPATLIVRPFNFDTLAVQVYRYASDERLAESAGAALMIVLVGIIPVIIISRTIAKSRKSETQ from the coding sequence ATGGCTATTGCACTGCTGATTTCGATTCCAATACTCACGGTCGTATTCTCAATTTTTACTCCTGCAGGAGAAATTTGGAGTCACCTTGCTGAAACAGTGCTTAGTGACTACATCCAAAACTCACTGCTTTTAATTTCTGGTGTAACTTTTGGGGTGATATTGGTTGGGGTTTCTTCTGCCTGGCTTATTACCATGTGTGAGTTTCCGGGGCGGCGCTTTTTTGAATGGGCTTCTATCCTCCCTTTTGCAATTCCGGCCTATTTAATGGCTTACATCTATACCGATTTTCTGGATATTACCGGGCCCTTTCAAACCACCATCAGAAATCTCTTTGGCTTAGGCATAGATACTTATTCGTTTCCTAACATCAGGTCTATCGAGGGTGCTATTTTGATCATGTCACTCTCTTTCTATCCATATGTGTATATGTTGGCGAGATCTTCTTTTCTATCTCAATCAACCAATCTGCTTGAAGCCAGCCGGATAATGGGATATTCTACCTGGCAAAGCTTTTTTAGAGTGGCTTTACCTGTAGCCCGCCCGGGTATAGCGGCAGGACTTGCCCTCGCCCTCATGGAGACCCTTAACGACTTCGGGACAGTTCAGTATTTTGGTGTGCAAACGTTTACTACCGGTATTTATCGAACTTGGTTTGGGTTGGGTGAACGTCCAGCAGCAGCTCAGCTTGCCGCTTTCCTTTTATCCTTTATTGTTGTTCTATTGATTTTAGAGCGGTGGTCCCGAAATAGAATCAGTGATGAAAAATCCAACTCTGCACGCTTTAAAAGACTCAACCGTTTTGATTTAGGCGGCTTGAAAGCCTGGACAGCATTTACAGCTTGTTTTCTGCCCGTTTTATTAGGCTTTATACTCCCCGTGATTTTATTACTGGAGATGTTTTTTTCCAATCTGAATTATCTGGATTTCAAATTTCTGGAATTAGCTCTCAACTCATTTACGGTCTCAGCAATCACAGGAATACTGGCAGTGACACTGGCTTTGGTGATGGCTTATTCAGCTCGACTTAATCCAACCAAATCTGTAAAACTGTTCAATCGAATCAGTTCTTTGGGATATGCTATTCCCGGATCCGTTATAGCAGTTGGCGTTTTAATTCCATTTGGCCTCTTTGATAATACCATAGACGCCTTTTTTAGAGATAAACTAGGGTTTTCAACCGGACTTCTTCTAAGTGGAACCATGTTTGCCATGGTTTTCGCCTACCTGGTTCGCTTTCTTTCAGTTTCATTTGGAGGCGTTGAAGCCAGCATGGAAAAAATCACCCCAAACATGGATGAAGCCGCCAGAGGAATGGGTTACACCTTCGGCAAAGTATTAAGAAGGATTCACATCCCAATGATGTCGGGAGGACTTCTCACTGCCGGTTTACTGGTGTTTGTAGATGTGATGAAGGAATTGCCTGCCACTCTTATCGTGCGCCCCTTTAACTTCGACACGCTTGCCGTCCAGGTATATAGATATGCCTCTGATGAACGACTGGCAGAATCCGCCGGAGCGGCATTGATGATTGTTCTAGTAGGGATTATTCCGGTTATCATCATCAGCCGAACCATTGCTAAATCCCGGAAATCAGAAACGCAGTAG
- a CDS encoding Fe(3+) ABC transporter substrate-binding protein, with translation MKSSFLSLVILAMIFVSCSTQEEVNVYSARHYDTDQALYAEFTEQTGIEVNLIEGGSDELIERVKSEGLNSPADILITVDAGRLWRAEEADILQPFESETLAERIPSSFRHPEGLWIGLSKRVRGIVANPETVENYEELTYEDLADPRFEGRVCIRSSNNIYNQSLVASMIETIGAEATEEWAEGMVANFARDPQGGDRDQIRGVAAGVCDVAVANHYYLAVMITGNDEADKEAASKVEFVFPNQGEDGRGAHINISGAGILENSPNKENAIKFLEYLTTPEAQEYFIGGNNEYPINDDAELAEVLESFGEFKSDAVNVSALGRNNPEAIQIMDRAGWK, from the coding sequence ATGAAATCGTCATTTCTATCGCTTGTAATTCTTGCGATGATTTTTGTTTCTTGTTCTACACAGGAAGAAGTAAACGTATATTCAGCCCGCCATTATGATACTGATCAGGCTTTGTATGCTGAATTCACCGAACAAACCGGAATAGAGGTAAACCTTATTGAAGGTGGTTCCGATGAACTTATCGAGCGTGTGAAAAGTGAAGGACTTAATTCCCCGGCTGATATCTTGATTACCGTAGATGCGGGTCGACTTTGGAGAGCTGAAGAAGCTGATATTCTTCAACCTTTTGAATCTGAAACCTTAGCAGAACGAATTCCATCTTCTTTCCGTCACCCAGAGGGCTTATGGATCGGTCTTTCAAAACGTGTTCGTGGGATTGTCGCAAATCCGGAGACCGTAGAGAACTATGAAGAACTCACGTATGAAGATTTAGCCGATCCTCGTTTTGAAGGCCGTGTTTGTATCCGTTCTTCCAATAATATCTATAATCAGTCACTGGTTGCTTCTATGATTGAGACCATCGGAGCTGAGGCTACGGAAGAATGGGCAGAAGGAATGGTTGCAAACTTTGCCCGTGACCCACAAGGCGGAGATCGCGACCAGATTCGCGGTGTTGCTGCCGGTGTTTGTGATGTAGCCGTTGCCAATCACTATTACCTGGCGGTTATGATTACCGGAAATGACGAGGCGGATAAAGAAGCTGCTTCGAAAGTAGAATTTGTATTTCCGAATCAGGGAGAAGATGGTAGAGGAGCTCACATCAACATCAGTGGAGCCGGAATTCTGGAAAACTCTCCTAACAAAGAAAACGCGATTAAATTTCTGGAATACTTAACCACTCCGGAAGCACAAGAGTATTTCATCGGTGGAAATAATGAATATCCAATCAACGATGATGCTGAGCTTGCTGAAGTTTTAGAGAGCTTTGGTGAGTTTAAGAGCGACGCTGTAAACGTATCTGCTCTGGGAAGAAATAACCCGGAAGCCATTCAAATTATGGACCGAGCCGGCTGGAAATAA
- a CDS encoding YajQ family cyclic di-GMP-binding protein, which yields MASFDIVNKVNTQEVDNAINNTLKEISTRYDFRGLHTEVEFHSKENRIHLVAAESMKMEAVKDMLIKNFIKRGVSPKVLDFGDPQGTSQGHLKMDIAMKEGIDRETAKKIVKEIKSLKAKVNPAIQDDQVRVDGKKIDDLQAVIKHLKSKDMGVPLQFVNMK from the coding sequence ATGGCCTCATTTGATATCGTAAATAAAGTTAACACACAGGAAGTTGATAACGCCATCAACAACACCCTAAAAGAAATTAGTACCCGCTACGACTTTCGTGGACTCCATACCGAAGTAGAATTTCACAGCAAAGAAAATAGAATACATTTAGTGGCTGCTGAAAGCATGAAAATGGAAGCAGTTAAAGATATGCTGATTAAGAATTTCATTAAGAGAGGAGTTAGCCCAAAAGTGCTGGATTTTGGCGATCCTCAGGGCACTTCACAGGGGCATCTAAAAATGGATATAGCGATGAAAGAAGGAATTGACCGGGAAACCGCTAAGAAAATCGTGAAAGAGATTAAGAGCCTGAAAGCAAAGGTAAATCCAGCCATCCAAGACGATCAGGTTCGCGTTGATGGAAAGAAAATTGATGATTTACAGGCTGTTATCAAACATCTGAAATCCAAAGATATGGGTGTTCCTCTCCAGTTTGTGAATATGAAGTGA
- a CDS encoding four helix bundle protein, whose amino-acid sequence MTFKEWENKVPKEITNDIVWKIEAYRFGLFLSDACWKDSSSIIAEKRFALADQLYRSVGSISANIVEGYSRLSNKEKARFCEIALGSAREARDWYFKSRHIIGEETAQTRIIMLTSIARLLQSMISNHRKYGS is encoded by the coding sequence ATGACATTTAAGGAGTGGGAGAATAAAGTTCCAAAAGAAATCACGAATGATATAGTCTGGAAAATCGAAGCTTATAGATTTGGCCTTTTTCTATCAGATGCCTGTTGGAAAGATTCCAGCTCAATTATTGCTGAAAAAAGGTTTGCCCTAGCAGATCAGTTATATAGGTCAGTTGGATCTATAAGTGCAAATATAGTAGAGGGTTATTCGAGGCTATCAAATAAGGAAAAGGCTCGGTTTTGTGAAATTGCACTCGGTTCAGCAAGAGAAGCACGGGATTGGTATTTCAAGAGTAGACATATCATAGGTGAAGAAACTGCTCAAACACGGATAATCATGCTCACATCCATAGCCAGGCTACTTCAAAGTATGATATCAAATCACAGAAAATACGGTAGCTAA
- a CDS encoding CoA-binding protein codes for MIETISNINEALSEAKVIAMIGCSPDMYRTSNYAAKFLQEKGYRVIPVNPKAEEIFGEKCYNSINDIPEDVQIDMVNVFRNSEYAADAVQEVADWKEKTSQNPIVWTQLDVSSPEAEQIAEENQLPYVRNKCIMVEWDRYFK; via the coding sequence ATGATTGAAACAATTAGTAATATCAATGAGGCCCTTTCAGAGGCTAAGGTAATAGCCATGATTGGCTGCTCACCGGATATGTATCGCACAAGTAACTACGCAGCAAAATTCCTGCAGGAGAAAGGCTACAGGGTGATTCCTGTAAATCCCAAAGCCGAGGAAATCTTTGGAGAGAAATGCTACAATAGCATAAATGATATCCCTGAAGACGTCCAAATAGATATGGTGAATGTGTTCCGAAACTCAGAATATGCAGCAGATGCTGTACAAGAAGTCGCTGACTGGAAAGAGAAGACGAGCCAAAACCCAATAGTGTGGACCCAGTTAGATGTATCATCACCGGAAGCCGAACAGATCGCAGAAGAAAATCAACTCCCTTACGTCCGCAACAAATGCATTATGGTAGAGTGGGATAGGTATTTTAAGTGA
- a CDS encoding peptidylprolyl isomerase has protein sequence MSKVKDGDTVKVHYTGKLEDGSVFDTSESRDPLEVTLGEGKLIPGFEKAVVGLAVGDKTTANIESADAYGDRREDLELSIEKDQLPEDVEPQVGMQLQLNQPNGQPVPVQITKVEEENITIDANHPLAGKDLTFDIELVEIVN, from the coding sequence TTGTCTAAAGTAAAAGACGGTGACACCGTAAAAGTCCATTACACTGGAAAATTAGAAGACGGATCTGTGTTTGACACATCTGAATCCCGAGACCCTCTTGAAGTAACATTGGGCGAAGGCAAATTGATCCCAGGTTTTGAAAAGGCTGTTGTTGGTTTAGCAGTTGGAGATAAAACCACAGCCAATATTGAATCTGCCGATGCTTATGGCGACCGAAGAGAAGATCTGGAGCTATCAATTGAAAAAGACCAGCTTCCTGAAGATGTTGAGCCACAAGTAGGTATGCAACTTCAATTAAATCAACCAAACGGACAACCCGTTCCGGTTCAGATTACAAAAGTAGAAGAGGAAAACATCACGATTGATGCAAACCATCCTCTGGCAGGTAAAGACCTGACTTTTGATATTGAGCTTGTTGAGATCGTAAACTGA
- a CDS encoding RNA methyltransferase has translation MADFSQKSTISITCPKRITPYLKDELTNLGFPIHKVRHAGIETEGTLNDCMMLNLSLRTAHRVHYRLKDCRPQNGDQLYDELMKIPWEDYIDRHGYVSVTSFINNKTVTNTQFANMKVKDAIVDRIRNKTGTRPDSGPNLNKSVVFVFWKNDRAQIYLDTSGESISRRGYRTETSTAPMQETLAASMILASKWKPGNHFINPMCGSGTIAIEAALQALNKAPGLLRPNYGIKHILGFDEERWNDLRSDLKNKANKDFEGRIIATDYDVRAVDATRKNARTAGLDHLIEVKKCDFSETEIPEGDPGVIMLNPPYGDRIGNEKDLEPVYEGIGDYFKQEATGWWGYVFTGNFDLAKKIGLRTNQRIEFYNSTIDARLLEYELY, from the coding sequence ATGGCCGATTTTTCTCAAAAAAGCACCATTTCCATAACCTGCCCAAAGCGCATCACCCCTTACCTTAAAGATGAGCTTACTAATCTCGGATTTCCGATTCACAAAGTACGTCACGCAGGGATTGAGACCGAAGGCACGCTGAATGACTGCATGATGTTGAATCTGAGCCTTAGAACCGCACATCGCGTTCATTATCGTCTCAAAGATTGCAGACCGCAGAATGGAGATCAGCTTTATGATGAGCTGATGAAGATCCCATGGGAAGATTATATCGATCGGCATGGATATGTAAGTGTTACTTCCTTCATCAATAATAAAACGGTGACCAACACCCAGTTCGCCAATATGAAGGTAAAAGATGCGATTGTGGATCGTATCAGAAACAAAACAGGTACCCGCCCTGATTCAGGACCTAATCTGAATAAAAGTGTTGTTTTTGTGTTTTGGAAGAATGACAGAGCACAGATTTATTTAGATACTTCCGGAGAATCCATTTCGCGCCGTGGTTACCGGACTGAAACCAGCACAGCCCCAATGCAGGAAACACTCGCAGCATCTATGATTTTAGCGAGTAAGTGGAAACCGGGAAATCATTTTATAAATCCGATGTGTGGTAGTGGGACTATCGCTATTGAAGCCGCGCTACAAGCTCTGAATAAAGCTCCAGGCTTGCTAAGGCCTAATTATGGTATCAAGCATATACTTGGCTTTGATGAAGAGCGCTGGAACGATTTAAGGTCAGATTTAAAGAATAAGGCTAACAAAGACTTTGAAGGACGCATCATTGCTACTGATTATGATGTAAGAGCGGTTGATGCTACTCGTAAAAATGCCCGAACTGCCGGCTTAGACCATCTTATTGAAGTGAAAAAGTGTGATTTCAGCGAAACCGAGATTCCCGAAGGAGATCCGGGCGTAATTATGCTGAACCCTCCTTACGGAGATCGTATTGGAAACGAGAAAGATCTTGAGCCGGTGTATGAAGGAATCGGTGATTATTTCAAACAAGAGGCTACCGGTTGGTGGGGATATGTATTTACCGGAAATTTCGATCTCGCCAAGAAAATAGGATTGCGAACCAATCAACGCATTGAGTTTTATAACTCTACCATAGATGCCCGCTTACTGGAATATGAGCTGTACTGA